A genomic segment from Chitinophaga niabensis encodes:
- a CDS encoding two-component regulator propeller domain-containing protein — MDTLPYTITHYTDENGLPQNSVKFIAPDDEGFLWLATENGLVRFEGDRFRNFNSSSRISYIYSNAGRNKLFARTDKREAIRVENGRTVKFTRNPNTEDDYEFLIYNDTAFVYPVNSLPNVFTDVIHPDHFLIPVDAYDYYMIGMDSIRFIRKKQEQYRFKYPIASPWKFFTLGDSLYQLTENGDVTFFDKDKPVNVIVRGDILHYPAYRSRKKHIQLYWNFVAEQLFFYLDERCYFVEALPDGSLGTTLVVEDFDFTQQSILSIYYTSFNKRVYLGSRSKGLFVFTWKQFHPFRTGEGKTDVYYAQAPFGDDSIVTPQGIVFDAHGKYSSLPLFNGVKGKYDNYSMQVDKEGNIWGKADSNIYKMNADCSEILWSRELHDVVKQLYADNAGRLWIGTHRSGLYYLSTKDENPVPLLYSAAIKDASYMQLENADTMWAGTEKGLFRIQISKNRIDTIAGLEEAYVRSVYIPRKDEVWITTYGNGFYLHHQKRLTPLPLDKLKYLAFAHCIIGDAYGYLWITTNKGLFKASRKDLLAYADWKQTLVYYFYYGKSQGFFTNEFNGGCQPCALTLRNGDISLPSLDGIVRFSPGTLNHELPVRKLFLDEVELDGYSLPAGDTISLPNNFLQFKLHISTPFFGDNYNTQIFYSLDGEGKDVWLPVESNRTISFSSMPSGTYRLRIRKINGFGANNFIEKTIVFKVALAWFETAWFRILVLGLLALSIVAYLRWRITSIQYKTHLLETRVSDRTRELKQALEYLQASENKLRKQTLMQQRLIAAITHDIKTPMKFLMLLSNNRNTGDKSAKAVYDALYKMYHLVENLIQYMKTHIKGERVVLEAVDLHDLLEEKAGIFRPIAAAREVEIFNNTEPGSKVMVNRQLLAVVMHNLLDNAVKYTTQGSIRMEAVHQGNEVCIKFIDTGIGMQPVLADWVNQYNATDTQVHNGIGLLIVIELLLLINGRLNVTANKDTGTTVSVILDINNSN, encoded by the coding sequence ATGGATACTTTACCGTATACCATTACTCATTACACAGATGAGAATGGTTTACCACAGAATAGCGTAAAGTTCATTGCTCCGGATGATGAAGGATTTTTATGGCTGGCTACAGAAAATGGCCTGGTACGTTTTGAAGGCGACCGCTTCCGCAATTTCAACAGCAGCAGCCGGATCTCTTATATTTATTCCAATGCGGGACGGAATAAACTGTTTGCCAGAACAGACAAAAGGGAAGCGATCCGGGTGGAGAATGGCCGCACGGTGAAGTTTACACGTAATCCCAATACAGAGGATGATTATGAATTCCTCATCTATAATGATACCGCTTTCGTTTACCCGGTTAACAGCCTCCCCAACGTTTTTACCGATGTGATCCACCCGGACCATTTCCTGATCCCTGTAGATGCATACGATTATTACATGATCGGTATGGACAGCATCAGGTTCATCAGAAAAAAGCAGGAACAATACCGGTTTAAATATCCCATCGCCAGTCCCTGGAAATTTTTCACGCTGGGAGATAGTCTTTATCAGCTGACTGAAAACGGGGATGTTACCTTTTTTGATAAAGACAAACCTGTTAATGTGATCGTCAGGGGGGATATCCTTCATTATCCCGCTTACAGGAGCAGGAAAAAACACATTCAGTTATACTGGAATTTTGTAGCGGAACAGCTTTTCTTTTACCTGGATGAACGATGTTATTTCGTAGAGGCACTACCGGATGGCAGCTTAGGCACTACCCTGGTGGTGGAAGATTTTGATTTTACACAGCAATCTATCCTTTCTATTTATTATACCTCCTTTAATAAACGGGTTTATCTCGGCAGCCGTTCAAAAGGGTTGTTTGTTTTTACCTGGAAGCAATTCCATCCTTTTCGCACAGGTGAGGGGAAAACGGATGTGTATTATGCACAGGCGCCGTTTGGGGATGATAGCATTGTAACGCCGCAGGGAATTGTATTTGATGCGCATGGAAAATATTCCTCTTTACCCCTGTTCAACGGTGTAAAAGGGAAATATGATAATTACAGCATGCAGGTGGATAAGGAAGGCAACATCTGGGGTAAAGCCGACAGCAACATCTATAAAATGAATGCAGACTGTTCTGAAATACTGTGGTCAAGGGAATTACATGATGTTGTGAAACAGCTTTATGCAGATAATGCAGGCCGTTTATGGATCGGCACACATCGGTCAGGGCTCTATTATCTTTCCACGAAAGATGAAAATCCTGTACCACTCTTATATAGTGCTGCTATAAAAGATGCATCTTATATGCAGCTGGAGAATGCTGATACTATGTGGGCAGGGACCGAGAAAGGACTGTTCCGTATACAGATCAGTAAAAACCGGATAGACACAATTGCCGGCCTGGAGGAAGCTTATGTAAGAAGCGTATATATCCCCCGCAAAGACGAAGTTTGGATCACTACATATGGGAATGGCTTTTACCTTCACCACCAAAAAAGGTTGACCCCACTGCCCCTGGATAAGCTTAAATACCTGGCTTTTGCGCATTGCATTATCGGCGATGCTTACGGCTACCTGTGGATCACTACCAATAAAGGATTGTTCAAAGCTTCCCGTAAGGACCTGCTGGCCTATGCGGACTGGAAACAAACCCTTGTCTATTATTTCTATTACGGAAAGAGCCAGGGTTTTTTTACGAATGAATTTAACGGCGGATGCCAGCCCTGTGCTTTAACACTCAGGAACGGGGACATCTCCCTGCCTTCACTGGACGGTATTGTACGATTCTCTCCCGGTACTTTAAACCATGAGCTGCCGGTAAGAAAGTTGTTCCTGGATGAAGTGGAGCTGGATGGCTATTCTTTACCGGCCGGTGATACTATCAGCCTGCCTAACAATTTCCTGCAGTTCAAGCTGCACATTAGTACCCCATTTTTTGGTGACAACTACAATACACAGATCTTTTATTCTTTGGATGGTGAAGGAAAGGATGTATGGCTACCGGTGGAGAGCAACCGGACGATTTCGTTCTCCTCCATGCCTTCCGGCACATATCGTCTGCGGATCCGCAAGATCAATGGTTTTGGCGCTAATAATTTCATAGAAAAAACGATTGTTTTTAAGGTAGCCCTGGCCTGGTTTGAAACAGCATGGTTCCGGATACTGGTGCTCGGTTTGCTGGCCTTATCAATTGTAGCCTATCTCCGCTGGCGCATCACAAGCATTCAGTACAAAACACATTTACTGGAAACCCGTGTGTCTGACAGAACCAGGGAACTCAAGCAGGCACTAGAATACCTGCAGGCCTCGGAGAATAAACTGCGTAAGCAAACGCTGATGCAGCAGCGGCTGATAGCAGCTATCACGCATGATATCAAAACGCCGATGAAGTTCCTCATGCTCTTATCCAATAACCGGAATACAGGAGATAAGAGTGCTAAAGCAGTATATGATGCGCTCTACAAAATGTACCACCTGGTAGAGAACCTTATTCAGTATATGAAAACGCATATTAAGGGCGAAAGGGTTGTACTGGAAGCGGTAGACCTGCACGACCTGCTGGAAGAGAAGGCCGGGATCTTCAGGCCCATTGCAGCCGCAAGGGAAGTGGAGATCTTCAACAATACGGAACCAGGCAGTAAAGTAATGGTGAATCGCCAGTTGCTGGCCGTGGTAATGCACAACCTGCTGGATAATGCCGTGAAGTATACCACGCAGGGTTCTATCCGTATGGAAGCTGTTCACCAGGGAAATGAAGTCTGTATCAAATTTATAGATACAGGCATCGGTATGCAGCCGGTGCTGGCAGACTGGGTGAATCAGTATAATGCTACGGACACACAGGTGCATAATGGCATCGGCCTCCTGATCGTGATAGAGTTGCTCCTGTTGATCAACGGAAGGTTGAACGTAACGGCCAATAAGGATACAGGAACAACGGTATCGGTGATCCTGGATATCAATA